In Falco biarmicus isolate bFalBia1 chromosome 5, bFalBia1.pri, whole genome shotgun sequence, a single genomic region encodes these proteins:
- the MTERF2 gene encoding transcription termination factor 2, mitochondrial isoform X1, with amino-acid sequence MESCSLSIRLNSTMLRGIAHGAKGTFTVLLARSQYCNSGLNFLSVWTEVANRSFLIHSTYTTDRKSREENKNTIESLYRLSVDINKIRKLKEWVLLQDMAYVKEIAGILQEMGADETAVANILERCPEAILHTPAEVNSQRILWQLVCQNEKQLIKLIEQFPESFFTTEYHDNQKANILFFQELGLKNNIITRFLTSAPNIFYNPVEKNKNMIETLQRSYLSLGGSDANMKIWILKLLSQNPFILLSSSTAIQENLEFLQKNDFTDHEVLQLLSKLKGFIFQLTSTAMQKSMLFSKKVFNCSDQELKQLVLKCPALLYYSVPVLEERLEGLLKEGISIAQIRDTPMVLELTTQIVQYRIKKLSALGYDIKNGTLESLNGTKKDFEVNYGKIQSKKERPIFNPVAPIHTED; translated from the exons ATGGAAAG CTGTTCTCTCTCCATAAGGCTGAACTCCACAATGTTGAGAGGAATCGCTCATGGTGCAAAAGGTACATTTACTGTTCTGTTGGCAAGATCTCAATACTGTAACTCGGGACTGAATTTTTTATCAGTATGGACTGAAGTAGCAAACAGAAGCTTCCTAATACATTCCACTTACACAACTGATAGAAaatcaagagaagaaaacaaaaataccattgAGAGTCTCTACAGATTGTCAGTTGACATTAATAAAATACGCAAACTAAAGGAATGGGTCCTTCTCCAGGATATGGCCTATGTTAAAGAAATTGCTGGTATCTTACAAGAAATGGGAGCGGATGAAACTGCCGTAGCTAACATTTTAGAACGCTGCCCAGAGGCAATTCTCCATACCCCTGCAGAGGTAAACTCTCAGAGAATTCTATGGCAATTAGTATGCCAGAATGAAAAACAGTTGATTAAATTAATAGAGCAATTTCCAGAGTCTTTCTTTACTACTGAATATCATGACAACCAGAAGGCAAATATACTCTTTTTTCAAGAGTTGGGCCTTAAGAATAATATAATCACCAGGTTCTTGACAAGTGCACCCAATATTTTCTATAATCCtgttgagaaaaacaaaaacatgatAGAGACGTTACAAAGAAGTTACTTAAGTTTAGGAGGTTCTGATGCAAACATGAAGATCTGGATACTGAAGCTATTGAGCCAAAATCCGTTTATTTTATTAAGTAGCTCCACCGCAATCCAGGAGAACTTGGAATTTCTCCAGAAGAATGATTTCACTGACCATGAAGTTCTACAGCTGCTGTCCAAACTTAAAGGTTTCATTTTTCAACTTACTTCTACTGCTATGCAGAAGAGCATGCTCTTTTCCAAAAAGGTCTTTAATTGCAGTGACCAAGAATTAAAACAGCTAGTGCTCAAGTGCCCAGCCCTCCTCTACTATTCTGTTCCAGTTCTGGAAGAAAGACTTGAAGGGCTACTGAAGGAAGGAATTTCTATTGCGCAGATCAGAGACACACCAATGGTGCTGGAGTTGACAACACAAATTGTTCAGTACCGAATTAAAAAACTCTCCGCATTAGGATATGATATAAAGAATGGAACTCTAGAAAGCTTGAATGGTACTAAGAAAGATTTTGAGGTCAATTATGGTAAGATACAATCAAAGAAGGAGAGACCAATTTTCAATCCTGTTGCTCCTATACACACCGAAGATTAA
- the MTERF2 gene encoding transcription termination factor 2, mitochondrial isoform X2 produces MLRGIAHGAKGTFTVLLARSQYCNSGLNFLSVWTEVANRSFLIHSTYTTDRKSREENKNTIESLYRLSVDINKIRKLKEWVLLQDMAYVKEIAGILQEMGADETAVANILERCPEAILHTPAEVNSQRILWQLVCQNEKQLIKLIEQFPESFFTTEYHDNQKANILFFQELGLKNNIITRFLTSAPNIFYNPVEKNKNMIETLQRSYLSLGGSDANMKIWILKLLSQNPFILLSSSTAIQENLEFLQKNDFTDHEVLQLLSKLKGFIFQLTSTAMQKSMLFSKKVFNCSDQELKQLVLKCPALLYYSVPVLEERLEGLLKEGISIAQIRDTPMVLELTTQIVQYRIKKLSALGYDIKNGTLESLNGTKKDFEVNYGKIQSKKERPIFNPVAPIHTED; encoded by the coding sequence ATGTTGAGAGGAATCGCTCATGGTGCAAAAGGTACATTTACTGTTCTGTTGGCAAGATCTCAATACTGTAACTCGGGACTGAATTTTTTATCAGTATGGACTGAAGTAGCAAACAGAAGCTTCCTAATACATTCCACTTACACAACTGATAGAAaatcaagagaagaaaacaaaaataccattgAGAGTCTCTACAGATTGTCAGTTGACATTAATAAAATACGCAAACTAAAGGAATGGGTCCTTCTCCAGGATATGGCCTATGTTAAAGAAATTGCTGGTATCTTACAAGAAATGGGAGCGGATGAAACTGCCGTAGCTAACATTTTAGAACGCTGCCCAGAGGCAATTCTCCATACCCCTGCAGAGGTAAACTCTCAGAGAATTCTATGGCAATTAGTATGCCAGAATGAAAAACAGTTGATTAAATTAATAGAGCAATTTCCAGAGTCTTTCTTTACTACTGAATATCATGACAACCAGAAGGCAAATATACTCTTTTTTCAAGAGTTGGGCCTTAAGAATAATATAATCACCAGGTTCTTGACAAGTGCACCCAATATTTTCTATAATCCtgttgagaaaaacaaaaacatgatAGAGACGTTACAAAGAAGTTACTTAAGTTTAGGAGGTTCTGATGCAAACATGAAGATCTGGATACTGAAGCTATTGAGCCAAAATCCGTTTATTTTATTAAGTAGCTCCACCGCAATCCAGGAGAACTTGGAATTTCTCCAGAAGAATGATTTCACTGACCATGAAGTTCTACAGCTGCTGTCCAAACTTAAAGGTTTCATTTTTCAACTTACTTCTACTGCTATGCAGAAGAGCATGCTCTTTTCCAAAAAGGTCTTTAATTGCAGTGACCAAGAATTAAAACAGCTAGTGCTCAAGTGCCCAGCCCTCCTCTACTATTCTGTTCCAGTTCTGGAAGAAAGACTTGAAGGGCTACTGAAGGAAGGAATTTCTATTGCGCAGATCAGAGACACACCAATGGTGCTGGAGTTGACAACACAAATTGTTCAGTACCGAATTAAAAAACTCTCCGCATTAGGATATGATATAAAGAATGGAACTCTAGAAAGCTTGAATGGTACTAAGAAAGATTTTGAGGTCAATTATGGTAAGATACAATCAAAGAAGGAGAGACCAATTTTCAATCCTGTTGCTCCTATACACACCGAAGATTAA